A window from Theobroma cacao cultivar B97-61/B2 chromosome 3, Criollo_cocoa_genome_V2, whole genome shotgun sequence encodes these proteins:
- the LOC18604636 gene encoding protein kinase 2B, chloroplastic: MGNCFRTRSKVDNSLSSQATSGASKLPNRENFSASSSVIKADSGKSVPGSLSAAKTESDILSSPHLKAFTFTELKNATRNFRLDNLIGEGGFGYVYKGWMVEQTLVAARPGYGMVVAVKKLKPEGFQGHKEWLSEVNYLGQLHHPNLVKLIGYCLEEENRLLVYEYLSKGSLENHLFRRGARPLSWAIRIRVAIDTARGLSFLHDSEQPVIYRDFKASNILLDSEFNAKLSDFGLAKAGPVGENSHVSTQVLGTQGYAAPEYIATGRLTARCDVYSFGVVLLELLSGRRAVDTTKIGVEENLVDWAKPYLSDRRKLFRIMDIKLQGQYPQRAAYTVALLALQCISEAKVRPRMADVLSALEQLPTLSSPRVVHAAPQSEAQAVASPIPKSPLRKSYPTSPANMPYRGSSLPVETKSSSHVKSPQERQSFETKSAHNVKSSQELQQFEMKSPSLVKSPQEELSSEMRSPRHVKSLPSGKKSPHHL, from the exons ATGGGCAATTGCTTTCGAACTCGTTCGAAAGTGGACAACTCTCTGAGCTCTCAGGCAACTTCGG GAGCTTCAAAACTTCCaaatagagaaaatttttCTGCTTCTTCAAGTGTGATTAAAGCTGATAGTGGAAAAAGTGTACCTGGAAGTCTCTCTGCTGCAAAAACTGAAAGTGATATATTGTCATCCCCCCATCTGAAAGCATTCACATTTACTGAGCTCAAAAATGCTACTAGAAACTTTCGTTTAGACAATCTCATTGGGGAAGGTGGGTTTGGTTATGTTTACAAAGGGTGGATGGTTGAGCAAACCCTTGTAGCTGCAAGGCCTGGATATGGAATGGTTGTTGCTGTGAAGAAGCTTAAACCTGAAGGGTTTCAGGGTCATAAGGAGTGGCTG AGTGAAGTTAATTACCTTGGTCAGCTTCATCATCCAAATCTGGTCAAACTTATTGGATATTGCTTGGAAGAGGAAAATAGGCTTTTGGTCTATGAGTATCTATCCAAAGGCAGCTTGGAGAATCATCTTTTCAGAA GGGGTGCTCGACCACTTTCATGGGCTATAAGGATCAGGGTTGCCATAGATACTGCTAGAGGCCTTTCCTTCTTACATGATTCTGAACAACCAGTTATATACCGAGACTTTAAGGCATCAAATATCCTACTAGATTCG GAGTTCAATGCCAAACTTTCAGACTTTGGCTTGGCAAAAGCAGGCCCTGTTGGTGAGAATTCTCATGTTTCTACTCAAGTCCTGGGTACTCAAGGATATGCTGCCCCGGAATATATTGCTACAG GTCGGCTAACTGCAAGGTGTGATGTCTACAGCTTTGGAGTTGTGTTACTGGAACTGCTTTCAGGGCGCCGTGCTGTTGATACAACAAAAATTGGAGTGGAGGAGAATCTAGTGGATTGGGCAAAACCCTATTTGAGTGATAGGCGCAAGTTATTCCGAATTATGGATATCAAGTTACAGGGTCAGTACCCTCAGAGAGCAGCTTATACTGTTGCCCTCCTTGCATTACAGTGTATAAGTGAAGCCAAGGTCCGACCACGAATGGCTGATGTTTTGTCTGCCCTAGAACAGCTTCCTACCCTTTCTTCCCCAAGAGTTGTTCACGCCGCCCCACAGTCAGAGGCACAAGCAGTAGCTAGTCCTATACCAAAGTCCCCATTGAGAAAAAGTTATCCTACCTCACCTGCCAATATGCCCTACAGAGGCTCTTCACTGCCAGTTGAAACGAAATCTTCTAGCCATGTGAAATCCCCACAGGAACGGCAGTCATTTGAAACGAAATCTGCTCACAATGTTAAATCCTCTCAGGAACTACAGCAATTCGAAATGAAATCTCCCAGCCTTGTGAAATCCCCTCAGGAAGAATTGTCATCTGAAATGAGATCCCCTCGCCATGTGAAATCACTGCCATCTGGAAAGAAATCCCCTCACCATTTGTAA
- the LOC18604634 gene encoding aldose 1-epimerase yields MAKIYVLPAFLVLALLCVCEAQYEEIGVYELKKGDFFANFTNYGAVMLSLVLPDKTGKLDDIVLGYDSVEDYKNDTTYFGAIVGRVANRIKGAEFTINGVSYKLVANEGKNTLHGGSKGFADVIWHVRNYKQDSHVTFTYYSFDGEQGFPGNLQVSVTYMIIGTNKLGVKMEAKPLNKATPVNLALHTYWNLGGHSSGDILSHTLQLFGSSITPVDDELIPTGKIDPVQGTPYDFLQPHEIGSMLDQLPHGYDVNYVLDKSSPQHLRKVAVVHESKSGRKMELWTNKPGVQVYTSNMLKSEKGKDGFVYSTYAGLCLETQGFPDSVNHPNFPSQIVNPGETYKHFMVFRFTAN; encoded by the exons ATGGCCAAGATATATGTCCTCCCTGCTTTTCTTGTGCTTGCTttgttgtgtgtgtgtgaagcACAATATGAAGAAATTGGTGTGTATGAACTGAAGAAGGGAGATTTCTTTGCTAACTTCACCAACTATGGTGCTGTTATGCTTTCTCTTGTTCTCCCGGATAAAACAG gGAAATTGGATGATATCGTTCTTGGATATGACTCAGTAGAGGATTACAAG AATGATACAACTTACTTTGGAGCCATTGTCGGGCGTGTAGCTAACAGAATTAAAGGGGCTGAATTTACCATAAATGGTGTATCTTATAAACTAGTAGCTAATGAAGGCAAAAATACACTTCATG GTGGCAGCAAAGGATTTGCAGACGTTATCTGGCATGTAAGAAATTACAAACAAGATAGCCATGTAACATTTACTTACTATAGTTTTGATGGCGAACAAG GCTTTCCCGGCAATCTTCAAGTGTCAGTGACATATATGATCATAGGTACGAACAAGCTAGGCGTGAAAATGGAGGCCAAGCCTTTGAACAAGGCCACCCCAGTGAATTTAGCCCTACACACCTATTGGAACCTTGGTGGCCACAGCAGTGGGGACATCCTGTCACACACTCTCCAGCTCTTTGGCTCTAGTATCACCCCAGTTGATGATGAGCTGATTCCAACAGGCAAAATCGATCCTGTTCAAGGAACCCCCTATGATTTTCTCCAACCCCACGAGATTGGCAGCATGTTGGACCAGTTGCCTCATGGATACGATGTAAACTATGTGCTAGACAAATCCAGTCCTCAACACCTGAGGAAGGTGGCAGTGGTGCATGAAAGCAAGTCCGGTAGAAAAATGGAGCTCTGGACTAACAAGCCTGGGGTGCAGGTTTATACAAGTAACATGTTGAAGAGTGAGAAGGGCAAAGATGGATTTGTTTATTCAACTTATGCAGGACTTTGCTTGGAGACTCAAGGCTTCCCTGATTCAGTGAATCACCCTAATTTTCCTTCTCAGATTGTAAATCCTGGAGAAACTTACAAGCACTTTATGGTTTTCAGGTTCACTGCAAATTAG
- the LOC108661155 gene encoding uncharacterized protein LOC108661155, with product MRTATLYMGISANKNNDKPMPKAKSEIEAEDGEHDHLMQLEDSSPFPVFSIEIFANIVSHEPTIMQQLLVPQGQLMQSRTSWSAISSKLSQMHVPFSLLATVTQKIIECARSAANEVHNKNRKNIPFVVTLCPVKLMEEEALLSEHEASAESFDVHSFLPRIIDIEFLFTKNCYP from the exons ATGCGAACTGCAACATTATATATGGGAATCAGTGCAAACAAAAATAACGATAAACCGATGCCTAAAGCCAAAAGTGAG ATTGAGGCCGAAGATGGTGAACATGATCATCTGATGCAACTGGAAGATTCCTCACCCTTCCCTGTGTTTTCTATTGAAATCTTTGCTAACATTGTTTCTCATGAACCAACCATTATGCAACAGCTTTTGGTGCCACAGGGCCAGTTGATGCAGTCCAGAACTTCCTGGTCAGCTATATCTAGCAAGCTTTCGCAGATGCATGTACCCTTTAGCCTTCTTGCAACGGTAACGCAAAAGATCATAGAATGTGCACGGTCGGCAGCGAACGAGGTACATAACAAGAACCGCAAGAACATACCTTTTGTTGTGACTCTTTGTCCTGTAAAACTAATGGAAGAGGAAGCACTACTTTCTGAGCACGAGGCTTCTGCAGAATCCTTCGATGTGCATTCATTTTTACCAAGAATTATTGATATAGAATTCCTTTTTACAAAGAACTGTTATCCATAA
- the LOC18604632 gene encoding uncharacterized protein LOC18604632 isoform X1 produces the protein MRTATLYMGISANKNHDKPMPKAKSEIEAEDGEHDHLMQLEDSSPFPVFSIEIFANIVSHEPTIMQQLLVPQGQLMQSRTSWSAISSKLSQMHVPFSLHATVTQKIIECARSAANEVHNKNRKNIPIVVTLCPVRLMEEEALLSEHEASAESFDVQVFRLRGASKGAIEALEKVKVEGFTGQCVICLEEILDGMKACGMPCSHVYHHDCIVSWLEKSNVCPLCRFRCLLDL, from the exons ATGCGAACTGCAACATTATATATGGGAATCAGTGCAAACAAAAATCACGATAAACCGATGCCTAAAGCCAAAAGTGAG ATTGAGGCCGAAGATGGTGAACATGATCATCTGATGCAACTGGAAGATTCCTCACCCTTCCCTGTGTTTTCTATTGAAATCTTTGCTAACATTGTTTCTCATGAACCAACCATTATGCAACAGCTTTTGGTGCCACAGGGCCAGTTGATGCAGTCCAGAACTTCCTGGTCAGCTATATCTAGCAAGCTTTCGCAGATGCATGTACCCTTTAGCCTTCATGCAACGGTGACGCAAAAGATCATAGAATGTGCACGGTCGGCAGCGAACGAGGTACATAACAAGAACCGCAAGAACATACCTATTGTTGTGACTCTTTGTCCTGTAAGACTAATGGAAGAGGAAGCACTACTTTCTGAGCACGAGGCTTCTGCAGAATCCTTCGATGTGCAAGTTTTCAGGCTGAGGGGTGCAAGCAAGGGAGCTATTGAGGCATTGGAGAAGGTTAAAGTTGAAGGATTTACAGGACAGTGTGTTATTTGTTTGGAAGAGATTTTGGATGGGATGAAAGCTTGTGGAATGCCTTGCTCCCATGTGTATCATCACGATTGCATCGTCAGCTGGTTGGAGAAGAGCAACGTTTGTCCACTTTGTCGTTTCAGATGCCTACTTGATCTGTGA
- the LOC18604635 gene encoding vacuolar protein sorting-associated protein 29, translated as MVLVLALGDLHIPHRAADLPPKFKSMLVPGKIQHIICTGNLCIKEVQDYLKSLCPDLHITRGEYDEETRCPETKTLTIGQFKLGLCHGHQVIPWGDLDSLAMLQRQLDVDILVTGHTHQFTAYKHEGGVVINPGSATGAYSSITYDVNPSFVLMDIDGLRVVVYVYELIDGEVKVDKIDFKKTTATTHSAH; from the exons ATGGTGCTGGTCTTGGCTCTGGGGGATTTGCATATACCCCATCGGGCAGCTGATCTCCCTCCAAAGTTCAAGTCCATGCTGGTTCCTGGCAAGATCCAACACATCATTTGCACCGGCAATCTTTGCATAAAA GAAGTTCAAGATTACCTGAAGTCTCTTTGTCCTGACTTGCATATTACAAGAGGTGAATATGATGAAGAAACAAGATGTCCCGAGACCAAAACACTAACTATTGGGCAATTCAAGTTGGGATTATGCCATGGTCATCAG GTTATTCCATGGGGTGACCTAGACTCACTAGCCATGCTACAGAGGCAGCTGGATGTCGACATACTTGTGACAGGGCACACCCACCAGTTCACTGCTTACAAACATGAAGGAGGAGTTGTTATAAACCCAGGGTCTGCTACAGGTGCATACAGCAGCATCACTTATGATGTGAACCCTAGCTTTGTCCTCATGGATATTGATGGGCTACGTGTCGTGGTCTATGTCTATGAACTCATAGACGGAGAGGTTAAAGTTgacaaaattgatttcaaGAAGACAACTGCCACAACTCACTCTGCTCATTGA
- the LOC18604632 gene encoding NEP1-interacting protein 1 isoform X2, producing the protein MQLEDSSPFPVFSIEIFANIVSHEPTIMQQLLVPQGQLMQSRTSWSAISSKLSQMHVPFSLHATVTQKIIECARSAANEVHNKNRKNIPIVVTLCPVRLMEEEALLSEHEASAESFDVQVFRLRGASKGAIEALEKVKVEGFTGQCVICLEEILDGMKACGMPCSHVYHHDCIVSWLEKSNVCPLCRFRCLLDL; encoded by the coding sequence ATGCAACTGGAAGATTCCTCACCCTTCCCTGTGTTTTCTATTGAAATCTTTGCTAACATTGTTTCTCATGAACCAACCATTATGCAACAGCTTTTGGTGCCACAGGGCCAGTTGATGCAGTCCAGAACTTCCTGGTCAGCTATATCTAGCAAGCTTTCGCAGATGCATGTACCCTTTAGCCTTCATGCAACGGTGACGCAAAAGATCATAGAATGTGCACGGTCGGCAGCGAACGAGGTACATAACAAGAACCGCAAGAACATACCTATTGTTGTGACTCTTTGTCCTGTAAGACTAATGGAAGAGGAAGCACTACTTTCTGAGCACGAGGCTTCTGCAGAATCCTTCGATGTGCAAGTTTTCAGGCTGAGGGGTGCAAGCAAGGGAGCTATTGAGGCATTGGAGAAGGTTAAAGTTGAAGGATTTACAGGACAGTGTGTTATTTGTTTGGAAGAGATTTTGGATGGGATGAAAGCTTGTGGAATGCCTTGCTCCCATGTGTATCATCACGATTGCATCGTCAGCTGGTTGGAGAAGAGCAACGTTTGTCCACTTTGTCGTTTCAGATGCCTACTTGATCTGTGA
- the LOC18604633 gene encoding vacuolar protein sorting-associated protein 29, whose amino-acid sequence MVLVLALGDLHIPHRAADLLPKFKSMLVPGKIQHIICTGNLCIKEVQDYLKSLCPDLHITRGEYDEETRCPETKTLTIGQFKLGLCHGHQVIPWGDLDSLAMLQRQLDVDILVTGHTHQFTAYKHEGGVVINPGSATGAYSSITYDVNPSFVLMDIDGLRVVVYVYELIDGEVKVDKIDFKKTTATTHSAH is encoded by the exons ATGGTGCTGGTCTTGGCTCTGGGGGATTTGCATATACCCCATCGGGCAGCTGATCTCCTTCCAAAGTTCAAGTCCATGCTGGTTCCTGGCAAGATCCAACACATCATTTGCACCGGCAATCTTTGCATAAAA GAAGTTCAAGATTACCTGAAGTCTCTTTGTCCTGACTTGCATATTACAAGAGGTGAATATGATGAAGAAACAAGATGTCCCGAGACCAAAACACTAACTATTGGGCAATTCAAGTTGGGATTATGCCATGGTCATCAG GTTATTCCATGGGGTGACCTAGACTCACTAGCCATGCTACAGAGGCAGCTGGATGTCGACATACTTGTGACAGGGCACACCCACCAGTTCACTGCTTACAAACATGAAGGAGGAGTTGTTATAAACCCAGGGTCTGCTACAGGTGCATACAGCAGCATCACTTATGATGTGAACCCTAGCTTTGTCCTCATGGATATTGATGGGCTACGTGTCGTGGTCTATGTCTATGAACTCATAGACGGAGAGGTTAAAGTTgacaaaattgatttcaaGAAGACAACTGCCACAACTCACTCTGCTCATTGA